One segment of Solanum stenotomum isolate F172 chromosome 1, ASM1918654v1, whole genome shotgun sequence DNA contains the following:
- the LOC125853868 gene encoding DNA-directed RNA polymerase V subunit 1 isoform X2: MEESLSSKVSDGIVKRIKFGLATPQEICKSSISDCPITHPSLLLNPFLGLPLEAGRCESCGTAEPGQCEGHFGYIELPIPIYHPDHVSELKKMLSLLCLKCLKMKNRKFQVKNAGVLERMLSSCCEDVAQVSVNEGKTSDGASYLELKVPKNAAKLQEWNFLEKYGYRYGDGYSRPLLPSEVLAILRRIREDTRKKLSAKGYFPQEGYILQYLPVPPNCLSVPDISDGNNIMSSDHSITMLRKVLRQIDIIKSSRSGTPNFEAHEVEANDLQAAIVQYLQFRGTGKASRDVDKRFGIHKEAVDTTTKAWLEKMKTLFIRKGSGFSSRSVITGDPYKGVGEIGLPCEIAQKITFEERVSQHNMAYLQKLVDEKLCLTYKDGSSTYSLREGSKGHTFLRPGQIVHRRIMDGDIVFINRPPTTHKHSLQALSVYVHDDHTVKINPLMCGPLSADFDGDCIHLFYPQSLSAKAEVVELFAVGKQLLSSHTGNFNLQLATDSLLSLKLMFSNYFFDKAAAQQLAMFLPMALPDSAVVDVRKSGAMWTTLQILGAALPDGFDSCGETHTIGKSQFLGIDYNRDLISSILNDVITSIYFMKGPNDVLKFFNSLQPLLMENLCTEGFSISLRDFYMSKAVRDGIQERIQCMSKLLHNLRSSYNESVEVQLEHHLRNEKLPVIDFVLKSSGMGVLIDSKSESAFNKVVQQIGFLGLQISDRGKFYTKTLVYDMARLFQKKYPSVGTNPSEEFGLVRSCLFYGLDPYQEMIHSISSREVIVRSTRGLTEPGTLFKNLMAILRDVVICYDGTVRNVSSNSIIQFEYGASGGSNLPSEFCAGDPVGVLAATAMSNPAYKAVLDSSPSSNSSWEMMKEILLCGVSFKNDVSDRRVILYLNDCGCRRGYCREKAAYVVKNHLSKVCLKDAADEFLIEYAGQQAGYENSETGTGLIGHIRLNQGQLENLGISVLEVHERCQENISSFQKKKKIGNLFKRIVLSVSEFCSFCHNSGSKCLNAPCLRFSWPDASDDHLERVSHILADMICPILLDTVIKGDPRVSSANIAWISPDTMSWIRSPSKSQRGELALDIVLEKEAVKQRGDAWRILMDSCLPVIHLIDTTRSIPYAIKQVQELIGISCAFEQAVKRLSTSVTMVTKGVLKDHLVLLANSMTCAGNLVGFNAGGIKALSRSLNVQIPFTEATLFTPRKCFERAAEKCHVDSLSSIVASCSWGKHVAVGTGSRFEVLLNTRNVEWNIPDTRDVYSFLHLVRSTSAQEVEGTSCLGAEVDELEEDEDMGLYLSPNRDSGSEMPTFEDRAEFDYNENLDEGKPSGSAWEKASSESVKSGGSWDIAGKTQNGAEKGVNQSDSWSAWGKKVDESNPQQSGVTEQSESSSAWGKKSERDGGSSWGQKVDDAGKSLCQSGNEVQSGSLSSWGKNVEKDGGSWGKKVETHQSGKEEESGSLSSWAKKGETDGGSSWGKKGETDGGSSWGKKVDKDGGSSWGKKVDKDGGSWGKKVETENSPQLSGKEEQSGSRSSWGKQVEKDGGSSWGKKIDEPEKNLHQSGNGEQSGSLSSWGKVEKDGGSWGKKIESHQSGKGEESGSLSSWGKKVETDGGSSWGKKVDKDSSSWGKKVDKDGGSWGKTIETENTPQLSGKVEQSGSLSSWGKKVEKDGGSSWGKKVDEPESNTHQSGSGEQSGSWSSWGKKVEKDAGSCDGPKQSNSESSWGKAPNGDGLGSATDEGNKRLDQSVNDWSSSVSRDGQLNESTHDDSTKNGGWNSSTVGGWDSQKVGVEESDKQPQWGQRRRNAKGDFKENSRGWGSASGGEWKNNRPVRSADDSNRGVHFTATRQKIDLFTAEEQEILSDVDPIMLKVRKIMHGTGINDGDPLSADDQSYIIDTVLNYHPDKAVKMGAGLDYITVSKHTNFQDTRCFYVVSTDGAKQDFSTRKCLENFVRSKYPDKAESFNEKYFKKPPPPRVPKIASPAPSVG, encoded by the exons ATGGAGGAAAGTCTGTCATCGAAAGTATCGGATGGGATTGTTAAACGGATCAAATTTGGTTTGGCTACACCACAGGAAATA TGTAAATCCTCTATTAGCGATTGCCCGATTACCCATCCGAGCCTACTTTTAAATCCTTTCCTTGGTCTGCCTCTCGAAGCTGGCAGATGTGAATCCTGTGGTACTGCGGAGCCTGGCCAGTGTGAAG GTCATTTTGGATACATTGAGTTGCCCATTCCTATTTATCACCCTGACCATGTCAGTGAGTTGAAAAAGATGCTAAGCCTGCTTTGCTTGAAGTGCTTAAAGATGAAAAACAGAAAG TTTCAGGTCAAGAATGCTGGTGTTCTTGAACGAATGTTGTCCTCATGTTGTGAG GATGTCGCACAAGTCTCAGTAAATGAGGGCAAAACCTCAGATGGTGCTTCCTATTTGGAGTTGAAAGTACCAAAAAATGCTGCAAAACTTCAAGAGTGGAACTTCTTGGAGAAATATGGCTACCGCTACGGTGACGGTTATTCTCGACCTTTGCTTCCTTCCGAG GTTCTTGCTATTTTGAGAAGAATTCGGGAAGATACGAGAAAAAAGCTATCAGCTAAAGGCTATTTCCCACAGGAGGGATACATCCTGCAATACTTACCTGTACCTCCTAACTGTTTGTCTGTGCCTGATATATCTGATGGGAATAACATCATGTCTTCG GATCACTCTATAACAATGCTCAGGAAGGTGCTGAGGCAAATTGACATAATTAAAAGTTCAAGATCTGGTACACCTAATTTTGAGGCTCATGAAGTGGAGGCAAATGATTTACAAGCAGCAATTGTCCAGTATCTCCAATTTAGGGGGACAGGCAAG GCATCTCGTGATGTTGATAAACGTTTTGGAATACACAAGGAAGCAGTTGATACCACCACTAAAGCCTGGCTAGAGAAGATGAAGACCTTGTTTATCAGAAAGGGGTCTGGTTTCTCATCTCGAAGTGTCATAACTGGTGACCCATACAAAGGGGTGGGTGAGATTGGTTTGCCATGTGAAATTGCTCAGAAAATCACTTTTGAGGAGAGAGTAAGTCAGCACAATATGGCATACTTACAGAAATTGGTAGATGAAAAGCTTTGTTTAACCTATAAAGATGGGTCAAGTACTTATTCTTTGAGAGAAGGGTCAAAGGGGCATACATTTCTACGACCTGGGCAAATAGTGCATAGGAGGATAATGGATGGTGATATTGTTTTCATTAACAGGCCACCCACAACACATAAGCACTCCCTCCAAGCCTTATCAGTGTATGTCCATGATGATCACACTGTGAAGATCAACCCACTTATGTGCGGCCCCCTTAGTGCTGATTTTGATGGGGACTGCATTCATTTGTTTTACCCTCAGTCCCTTTCTGCCAAAGCAGAGGTTGTGGAGCTTTTTGCCGTAGGGAAACAGTTACTGAGTTCTCACACCGGTAACTTCAATTTGCAGCTTGCCACCGACTCATTGCTGTCGTTGAAGTTAATGTTCTCAAATTACTTCTTTGATAAAGCAGCTGCCCAACAGTTAGCAATGTTTCTTCCGATGGCCTTACCTGATTCTGCTGTAGTAGATGTTCGTAAATCTGGTGCCATGTGGACGACCTTGCAGATCTTGGGGGCTGCTTTACCGGATGGCTTTGATAGTTGTGGGGAGACGCACACGATTGGAAAAAGTCAGTTCCTTGGAATAGATTACAACAGAGACTTGATTTCATCAATTCTGAATGATGTTATCACATCTATCTATTTTATGAAGGGTCCTAATGATGTATTGAAGTTCTTTAATTCTTTACAGCCTCTTTTAATGGAAAATTTGTGCACAGAAGGTTTTAGTATTAGTCTCCGAGATTTCTACATGTCAAAGGCTGTTAGGGATGGTATCCAGGAAAGAATTCAGTGCATGTCCAAGTTGCTACATAATTTGCGGTCATCCTATAATGAGTCCGTAGAAGTACAATTGGAGCATCACTTGCGTAACGAGAAACTTCCAGTTATTGACTTTGTGCTCAAGTCGTCTGGCATGGGTGTTCTAATTGATTCCAAGAGTGAATCTGCCTTTAATAAGGTGGTTCAGCAAATTGGTTTCTTAGGCTTGCAAATATCAGATAGGGGCAAATTTTACACAAAGACACTGGTGTATGACATGGCTCGACTGTTTCAGAAGAAGTATCCTTCTGTTGGTACTAACCCTTCCGAGGAATTTGGGTTGGTTAGAAGTTGTCTGTTCTACGGGTTGGACCCTTACCAGGAGATGATTCATTCGATCTCCAGTAGAGAAGTGATTGTCCGCTCAACCAGGGGATTAACCGAACCTGGGACATTGTTCAAGAATTTGATGGCCATTCTCCGCGATGTAGTCATTTGTTATGACGGGACTGTTAGGAACGTTTCCAGCAACTCAATTATTCAGTTTGAATATGGGGCTAGCGGTGGGTCAAATTTACCAAGTGAATTTTGTGCTGGTGATCCAGTTGGAGTGTTGGCTGCAACTGCTATGTCCAATCCTGCATACAAGGCAGTTCTTGATTCATCTCCAAGCAGTAATTCCTCCTGGGAGATGATGAAG GAGATACTGCTTTGTGGAGTGAGCTTCAAGAATGATGTTTCTGACCGTCGAGTAATCCTTTATCTGAATGATTGTGGATGCCGTAGAGGGTACTGCAGAGAAAAAGCGGCGTACGTTGTCAAGAATCATTTGAGTAAAGTATGTCTTAAGGATGCTGCTGACGAGTTCTTGATAGA ATACGCAGGCCAACAAGCAGGATATGAGAATTCTGAAACAGGGACAGGCCTCATTGGTCATATTCGTCTCAACCAG GGGCAGCTGGAAAATTTGGGAATCAGTGTTCTTGAGGTTCATGAAAGATGCCAAGAAAATATCAGTTCATtccagaagaaaaagaaaattggcAATCTTTTCAAGAGAATAGTTTTGTCAGTGAG TGAATTTTGTTCGTTTTGCCACAATTCTGGAAGTAAGTGTTTGAATGCACCATGTTTGAGGTTCTCTTGGCCAGATGCGAGTGATGATCACTTGGAGAGGGTTTCTCATATTCTTGCTGATATGATATGTCCAATATTGTTGGATACAGTTATCAAAG GTGATCCAAGGGTTTCAAGTGCAAATATAGCGTGGATTTCTCCTGACACAATGTCTTGGATTAGGAGCCCTTCCAAGAGTCAAAGAGGTGAATTAGCTCTGGATATTGTTCTTGAGAAAGAAGCTGTTAAGCAAAGGGGAGATGCTTGGAGGATTCTCATGGATTCCTGTCTTCCTGTCATCCATCTGATAGACACTACGCGTTCCATCCCATATGCAATAAAGCAAGTCCAAGAACTGATTGGAATTTCTTGTGCCTTTGAGCAAGCTGTTAAG CGCCTATCAACGTCAGTTACAATGGTCACAAAGGGTGTTCTCAAAGACCACCTAGTTCTATTGGCTAATAGCATGACATGTGCAGGAAATCTGGTTGGTTTCAATGCTGGTGGAATAAAAGCATTATCTCGATCATTAAATGTGCAGATACCATTTACAGAAGCAACACTATTT ACCCCAAGAAAATGCTTTGAGAGGGCTGCTGAAAAGTGCCATGTTGATTCTTTGTCAAGCATTGTGGCTTCTTGCTCCTGGGGAAAGCATGTGGCAGTTGGTACGGGATCTCGATTTGAAGTCCTCTTGAACACAAGAAAT GTTGAATGGAATATACCAGATACACGTGATGTTTATAGCTTCCTACACTTGGTGAGGAGCACCTCTGCTCAAGAAGTTGAAGGTACCAGTTGTCTTGGTGCAGAAGTTGATGAACTAGAGGAAGATGAAGATATGGGGTTATACTTGTCTCCCAATCGGGACTCTGGTTCTGAAATGCCCACTTTTGAAGATAGAGCTGAATTTGATTATAATGAAAACTTAGATGAAGGAAAGCCAAGTGGCTCTGCATGGGAGAAGGCCTCATCTGAGAGTGTCAAATCTGGTGGTAGCTGGGACATTGCTGGCAAAACCCAAAATGGCGCTGAAAAGGGTGTCAATCAGTCAGATTCCTGGTCTGCTTGGGGTAAAAAGGTTGATGAAAGTAATCCTCAGCAATCTGGGGTTACAGAGCAGTCAGAATCATCGTCAGCATGGGGGAAAAAATCGGAAAGAGATGGTGGTTCTTCTTGGGGGCAAAAGGTTGATGACGCTGGGAAAAGCCTTTGCCAATCTGGGAACGAGGTGCAGTCAGGATCTTTGTCCTCCTGGGGTAAAAATGTGGAAAAAGACGGTGGTTCTTGGGGTAAAAAGGTTGAGACTCACCAATCTGGGAAGGAAGAGGAGTCAGGATCTTTATCCTCCTGGGCGAAAAAGGGGGAAACAGATGGTGGTTCTTCTTGGGGGAAAAAGGGGGAAACAGATGGTGGTTCTTCTTGGGGGAAAAAGGTGGATAAAGATGGTGGTTCTTCTTGGGGGAAAAAG GTGGATAAAGATGGTGGTTCTTGGGGGAAAAAGGTTGAAACTGAGAATAGCCCTCAACTATCTGGGAAAGAAGAGCAGTCAGGATCTCGGTCCTCATGGGGGAAACAGGTGGAAAAAGATGGTGGGTCTTCTTGGGGGAAAAAGATTGATGAACCTGAGAAAAACCTGCACCAGTCTGGGAATGGAGAGCAGTCAGGTTCTTTATCCTCATGGGGGAAGGTGGAAAAAGATGGTGGGTCTTGGGGTAAAAAGATTGAGAGTCACCAATCTGGGAAGGGAGAGGAGTCAGGATCTTTATCCTCATGGGGAAAAAAAGTGGAAACAGATGGTGGTTCTTCTTGGGGGAAAAAGGTGGATAAAGACTCTAGTTCGTGGGGGAAAAAGGTGGATAAAGATGGTGGTTCTTGGGGAAAAACAATTGAAACTGAGAATACCCCTCAACTATCTGGGAAAGTAGAGCAGTCAGGATCTTTGTCCTCATGGGGGAAAAAGGTGGAAAAAGATGGTGGGTCTTCTTGGGGGAAAAAGGTTGATGAACCTGAGAGTAACACGCACCAGTCTGGGAGTGGAGAGCAGTCAGGATCTTGGTCCTCATGGGGGAAGAAGGTGGAAAAAGATGCTGGTTCTTGCGATGGGCCTAAACAGTCAAATTCTGAGTCGTCTTGGGGAAAAGCTCCTAATGGCGATGGGTTAGGTTCAGCGACTGATGAAGGCAATAAAAGGCTTGACCAGTCAGTTAATGATTGGAGCTCTAGTGTAAGTAGAGATGGACAGTTAAATGAATCAACACATGACGACTCTACAAAAAATGGTGGTTGGAATTCTTCAACCGTTGGTGGTTGGGACTCTCAGAAGGTTGGCGTTGAAGAGAGCGATAAGCAACCTCAATGGGGTCAGCGCAGACGTAATGCAAAAGGAGATTTTAAGGAAAATTCGCGAGGTTGGGGCTCTGCTAGTGGTGGAGAGTGGAAGAACAACCGGCCTGTAAGATCAGCTGATGACTCCAATAGAGGTGTACATTTTACAGCAACAAGGCAAAAGATTGATCTTTTCACAGCAGAGGAACAAGAAATACTTTCAGATGTTGATCCTATCATGCTGAAAGTCAGAAAGATAATGCATGGGACAGG GATCAATGATGGTGACCCCTTATCTGCTGATGACCAGTCATATATTATTGACACGGTTCTCAATTACCACCCGGATAAAGCTGTCAAGATGGGAGCCGGTCTTGATTATATTACG GTGAGCAAACATACAAACTTCCAGGATACTAGATGCTTCTACGTCGTCTCTACTGATGGTGCCAAGCAAGATTTCTCCACCCGGAAATGTCTGGAGAACTTTGTCAGATCAAAATATCCTGATAAGGCTGAGAGTTTCAATGAAAAGTACTTCAAGAAGCCGCCTCCACCTCGTGTCCCCAAGATTGCTTCTCCAGCACCATCAGTTGGTTGA